The following proteins are encoded in a genomic region of Desulfosporosinus youngiae DSM 17734:
- a CDS encoding DUF1659 domain-containing protein, translated as MPINSTHAETAMVVRYQTGMDAEGIPLTRQKSLAKVKESAAIEEVYAVAIALFSLVEYPIAEIRRNSSYILTEE; from the coding sequence ATGCCGATCAATTCAACACACGCTGAAACGGCTATGGTGGTGCGGTATCAAACCGGAATGGATGCCGAGGGCATTCCCCTTACCCGCCAGAAATCCCTGGCGAAAGTAAAAGAAAGCGCTGCTATCGAAGAGGTTTACGCAGTCGCCATAGCACTCTTCAGTTTAGTGGAATACCCCATCGCAGAGATACGCCGCAACAGCAGTTATATTCTCACTGAAGAGTAG
- a CDS encoding DUF2922 domain-containing protein produces MPTATQKVVRLVFTVAGGGTFTMTLPSPRADLTQAEVEQVMDLLIEKNIFDLSDGDLVAKRDAKIVETVTEDIFDPPIA; encoded by the coding sequence ATGCCCACTGCAACCCAGAAAGTTGTTCGCCTCGTCTTCACCGTCGCCGGAGGAGGCACGTTCACCATGACGCTGCCCTCGCCAAGGGCGGACCTGACGCAGGCGGAAGTTGAGCAGGTCATGGATCTCCTTATCGAAAAGAATATTTTTGATCTTTCCGATGGCGACCTCGTCGCCAAACGGGATGCAAAAATAGTAGAAACAGTGACTGAGGATATATTCGATCCACCTATCGCTTAA
- a CDS encoding DUF3102 domain-containing protein: protein MTSMTERTPGIIADEINIINHRTGTTLLANAMEIGRCLKEAKALVRYGEWGKWLAESVRYSQRSAGRLIQLYEAYGASPDLESNPNWPALSNLTYTNALILLDVPEELRADFIAHNDVGNMSSRELKRAVGAAGADGEKEHTPSLQKIDQALQKIADLEKALNTMIAKISDLADQVRSLEQRVEEAASKFRTGRTRAAGKEASSGKSQKEAPAAAQSVQTARLPISQAGAESHPASETTEPAAPEAAPVRPAAPEAAPAKARSAGQRSSAPVLVASDFTVPEFPNFTATGFENADPEYYIRQAESLFEFHRGNIHRSFDQLKLLLTVLARKDKEMKERLRKQLKSFLENMAKIISQWPPAIKMT, encoded by the coding sequence ATGACTTCTATGACGGAACGTACCCCTGGGATTATCGCGGATGAAATAAATATAATCAACCATCGCACCGGAACGACCCTGCTGGCCAACGCCATGGAGATCGGTCGGTGTCTGAAAGAAGCCAAGGCCCTGGTCAGGTACGGGGAATGGGGCAAATGGCTGGCTGAGTCGGTCCGTTATTCCCAGCGCTCAGCCGGGCGGCTGATTCAGCTATATGAAGCTTATGGCGCTTCTCCTGACCTCGAATCCAATCCAAATTGGCCGGCGCTGTCTAATTTGACTTACACCAACGCCCTTATCCTCCTCGACGTCCCGGAAGAGTTGCGGGCGGACTTTATCGCGCACAACGATGTCGGGAACATGTCTTCCCGTGAACTTAAGCGGGCCGTTGGAGCTGCCGGGGCTGACGGAGAGAAGGAGCACACCCCGTCTTTGCAAAAGATTGACCAGGCTCTGCAGAAGATCGCCGACCTGGAAAAGGCGCTGAACACCATGATCGCTAAAATCAGTGATCTTGCCGACCAGGTCCGGAGCCTGGAACAGCGGGTGGAAGAGGCAGCGTCGAAATTCAGGACAGGACGGACGAGAGCCGCAGGGAAAGAGGCGAGTTCGGGCAAGAGCCAAAAAGAAGCGCCGGCGGCCGCCCAAAGCGTCCAAACTGCGCGTCTCCCCATATCCCAAGCAGGCGCTGAATCCCACCCAGCCTCCGAGACGACGGAACCGGCTGCCCCGGAAGCAGCGCCAGTAAGGCCTGCCGCCCCAGAGGCAGCGCCCGCTAAAGCTCGCTCCGCCGGCCAGCGCTCCTCTGCTCCCGTGCTCGTCGCTTCCGATTTCACGGTGCCTGAATTTCCCAATTTTACGGCCACCGGGTTTGAAAACGCCGATCCCGAATACTATATCAGGCAGGCCGAATCCCTGTTTGAATTTCACCGCGGCAATATTCACCGCTCTTTTGACCAGCTCAAGCTGTTGCTGACCGTGCTGGCCAGGAAGGATAAGGAGATGAAGGAGAGACTGCGCAAGCAGCTCAAATCCTTCCTTGAAAACATGGCCAAAATTATAAGCCAATGGCCTCCGGCGATTAAAATGACTTAA